A stretch of the Erpetoichthys calabaricus chromosome 3, fErpCal1.3, whole genome shotgun sequence genome encodes the following:
- the LOC114648231 gene encoding solute carrier family 45 member 3, which yields MVLWHVPLLQNRKIQLLLVNMLTFGLEVCMATGTTYVPPLLLEAGVSEQFMTMVLAVGPILGLIFVPLIGSASDHWTGRFGRRRPFIWMLCTGVFLSLLIIPHVSQLARWLSIKTQGLKVALLITGICLMEFCGQSCFTPLEALVSDLFQNGEECQRAFSVYSFMISLGGCIGYLLPAINWNSSPLVPFVGGQQAFLFLLLTVIFLVCLMGTMFVSEEVFKTETQEISENEMCTYHCLPLFRSRTLLSSGKSCLSVIPQLSKLFRRTPKVIRQLFIAELCSWMALMTFIMFYTDFVGEGLYKGVPNAVPGSEERQRYDEGVRMGSLGLFLQCAISLVFSTFMDKLVKKLGTKIIYLSSVIFLVFATLVMCLSQSIILVSLMAGLTGYTFCTLQILPYTLTSLYHSDKQIFFPRHKAVGVVIQPSDNKKGSSNMNRHTVSHKTSYPNGHPGGMPSPSSPTSSPEFHSSIIVNHSSLGAATAPQVNRGICFDLAILDSAFLLSQVVPSLFMGTIVKFTHSVAAYMGCASAIGIVAIYFSTKVIFDKNDLDQ from the exons ATGGTGCTGTGGCATGTGCCGCTGCTGCAGAACCGCAAGATTCAGCTACTTttagtcaacatgttgactttcgGCTTGGAAGTCTGCATGGCAACTGGCACCACTTATGTGCCTCCACTATTGCTTGAGGCTGGAGTGTCAGAACAGTTTATGACGATGGTCCTAG cTGTTGGACCAATCTTGGGTTTAATCTTCGTTCCACTTATTGGGTCTGCCAGCGATCACTGGACTGGACGCTTTGGACGGAGACGGCCGTTTATCTGGATGCTATGCACAGGGGTTTTTCTGAGCCTGCTGATTATCCCCCATGTATCTCAGCTAGCCCGATGGTTATCAATAAAGACCCAAGGGTTGAAGGTGGCACTCCTTATCACTGGCATCTGTCTAATGGAGTTTTGTGGACAGTCTTGTTTTACTCCTTTAGAAGCTCTTGTGTCTGACCTGTTTCagaatggagaagagtgtcaacgAGCTTTCTCTGTATATTCTTTCATGATCAGTCTTGGAGGATGTATTGGGTATCTTTTGCCAGCAATAAACTGGAACAGCAGCCCCTTAGTTCCATTTGTAGGTGGACAGCAGGCATTCCTGTTCCTGCTTCTCACTGTTATTTTCCTAGTCTGTCTGATGGGCACTATGTTTGTCTCAGAAGAGGTGTTCAAAACAGAAACGCAGGAGATctctgaaaatgaaatgtgcaCATACCACTGCCTACCACTGTTTCGTTCACGTACCCTGCTGTCTTCAGGGAAAAGTTGCCTTTCAGTGATACCTCAGCTGAGTAAGCTATTTCGACGGACGCCGAAAGTGATCCGGCAACTGTTTATAGCGGAGCTCTGCAGCTGGATGGCTCTTATGACCTTCATCATGTTTTATACAGATTTTGTTGGAGAGGGACTTTACAAGGGGGTTCCCAATGCTGTGCCTGGTagtgaagaaagacaaagatatGATGAAG gTGTTCGAATGGGCAGCCTGGGGCTTTTCCTGCAATGTGCAATCTCACTGGTGTTTTCTACTTTCATGGACAAGCTGGTTAAAAAACTGGGCACAAAGATCATCTATCTGAGCAGCGTGATCTTCCTTGTCTTCGCCACACTAGTCATGTGTCTGTCTCAAAGTATCATTCTTGTGTCACTCATGGCTGGTTTGACAGGTTACACCTTCTGCACCCTTCAGATTCTGCCTTACACCTTGACGTCTTTGTATCACAGTGATAAGCAG ATATTCTTTCCACGACACAAAGCAGTGGGAGTTGTCATTCAGCCAAGTGACAACAAAAAAGGTTCCAGCAACATGAATAGACACACCGTATCTCATAAGACGTCCTACCCTAACGGCCACCCAGGAGGAATGCCTAGTCCTTCATCACCTACTTCATCGCCAGAGTTTCACAGCTCCATAATAGTTAATCACAGCTCACTCGGTGCAGCCACAGCCCCCCAAGTGAACCGAGGCATATGCTTTGACCTCGCCATCCTCGACAGTGCTTTTCTGCTGTCCCAGGTGGTGCCCTCTCTGTTTATGGGTACCATTGTGAAGTTTACTCATTCTGTAGCAGCCTACATGGGctgtgcttcagccattggtatAGTGGCCATATATTTCTCCACCAAGGTAATCTTTGACAAGAATGACTTGGATCAGTAA